Proteins from one Molothrus aeneus isolate 106 chromosome 27, BPBGC_Maene_1.0, whole genome shotgun sequence genomic window:
- the ELL gene encoding RNA polymerase II elongation factor ELL: protein MAALQAERGYGLSCGRLGRGTRVSVFHVKLTESALRAFESYQACKDAVTSKPVIQFQGSQGHIAIPRPDRPAEVRTFTFYLSNIGKDSPQGSFDCIQQYVSSNGNIHLDCLGSIQDKITVCATDDSYQKARQSMAQAEEETRSRSAIVIKPGGRYVGKKVQVRKPAPGASDAVPSRKRPTPVNLASAIKRGNSAISQRPFKDRVVHLLALKPYKKPELILRLQKDGLSQQDKDLLDNLLQQVANLSAKDSTFTLKDCVYKEVQKDWPGYSEGDQQLLKRILVRKLCQPQNSGAFQAEAPSLSPPKDTLSSSSPPQKRPLPVEFIDPLANKKPRISHLAHRTQPTLNGKLNSSNGKDSLAPPAPALPPEPVSSSSSLPALELPRPHDPLSDVSNDLTHNGRDCESSTEPPERLSHPLPTDCAQSSKHNCGSYVKSKKKSKKHKDKEKDRKEKKSEEKCKEEKQNCEVIKNADLVSVAQEQVPGLNGTCNNSSVPTSTSDMPDYLLKYAAISSSEQRQSYKNDFNAEYNEYRDLHARIERITRRFTQLDAKLKQLLQGSEEYKTIHDQILQEYRKIKKTNPNYSQEKNRCEYLHNKLAHIKKLIAEYDQQQF, encoded by the exons GATGCTGTGACGTCAAAACCAGTCATCCAGTTTCAAGGAAGCCAAGGG CACATCGCCATCCCGAGGCCCGATCGACCGGCGGAAGTGAGGACCTTCACCTTTTATCTCTCCAATATTGGCAAGGACAGCCCCCAGGGGAGCTTTGACTGCATCCAGCAGTATGTGTCCAG CAATGGCAATATCCACTTGGATTGCCTGGGAAGCATACAGGATAAAATCACCGTGTGTGCTACTGATGATTCCTACCAGAAGGCGAGGCAGAGCATGGcccaggcagaggaggagaCTCGCAGCCGGAGCGCCATAGTCATTAAACCTGGGGGGAGATATGTAG GCAAAAAGGTTCAGGTGCGTAAACCTGCACCAGGAGCTTCCGATGCTGTTCCCTCCAGGAAGCGCCCAACGCCAGTCAACCTTGCCAGTGCAATAAAGAGAGGCAATAGTGCCATTTCCCAGAGACCCTTCAAAGATAGGGTTGTGCACTTACTGGCACTAAAGCCTTATAAGAAACCTGAACTTATTCTCAGATTGCAGAAGGATGGACTTTCTCAGCAGGACAAGGATTTGCTGGATAACCTTCTGCAACAG GTGGCAAATCTGAGTGCCAAGGACAGCACTTTCACACTGAAAGATTGTGTATACAAAGAAGTGCAGAAGGACTGGCCTGGCTACTCAGAAGGAGATCAGCAATTGTTGAAGAGGATCCTCGTTAG gaagctgtgccagccccagaaCAGCGGCGCTTTCCAGGCAGAAGCTCCTTCCCTGAGCCCTCCAAAGGacaccctcagctccagctctcccccCCAG AAACGACCCTTACCTGTGGAGTTCATCGACCCCCTGGCCAACAAAAAGCCCAGGATCTCCCATTTGGCTCACAGAACTCAACCCACTCTCAACGGGAAGCTGAATTCCTCCAACGGGAAGGACAGCCTGgccccccctgcccctgccctgcccccgGAGCCCgtgagctccagctcctccctcccggccctggagctgcccaggccccACGATCCCCTCTCGGATGTCAGCAACGACCTGACTCACAACGGCAGAGACTGTGAGAGCAGCACGGAGCCTCCCGAGAGACTGAGTCACCCCCTGCCCACAgactgtgcccagagcagcaaacacaaCTGCGGCTCCTACGTCAAATccaagaaaaaatccaaaaagcaCAAAGACAAGGAGAAGgacaggaaggagaagaagagcGAGGAGAAGTGCAAAGAGGAGAAGCAGAACTGTGAAGTAataaaaaatgctgatttagTTAGTGTTGCCCAGGAGCAGGTCCCAG gtttAAATGGAACATGCAATAATTCTAGTGTACCAACATCAACTTCAGACATGCCAGATTATTTATT AAAATACGCAGCCATTTCCTCCTCGGAGCAGCGTCAGAGCTACAAAAACGACTTCAACGCGGAGTACAACGAGTACCGGGACTTGCACGCCCGGATAGAGCGGATAACCCGACGGTTCACCCAGCTGGACGCCAAGCTGAAGCAGCttctgcagggctctgaggagTACAAG accaTCCACGATCAAATTTTACAGGAATATCGGAAAATTAAAAAG ACAAACCCCAACTACAGCCAAGAGAAGAACCGCTGCGAATACCTCCACAACAAACTGGCCCACATCAAAAAACTGATAGCAGAGTATGACCAGCAGCAGTTTTAG